The proteins below come from a single Gemmatimonadaceae bacterium genomic window:
- a CDS encoding phage tail protein: MAVFRDRPYTNFNFLVDLGTGATDGPEGGFEEVQLPEVWLDVIEYRNGNERENSVRKLTGLDHVGNLVLRRGVIGSLSLYQWYNQIRNGDQTALRTVTVQLQNEDHTAVVQTWRLLRARLVRLRWGPLNGRGNDVAVEYAEIAGERLELE, encoded by the coding sequence ATGGCCGTGTTCAGGGACAGACCCTATACGAATTTCAACTTCCTGGTCGACCTCGGCACGGGCGCCACCGACGGACCCGAGGGCGGGTTCGAGGAAGTGCAGCTCCCCGAGGTCTGGCTCGACGTGATCGAGTACCGCAACGGAAACGAACGCGAGAACTCGGTGCGCAAGCTCACGGGTCTCGACCACGTGGGGAACCTCGTGCTCAGGCGAGGAGTCATCGGCTCACTCAGCCTGTACCAGTGGTACAACCAGATCCGGAACGGCGATCAGACGGCGCTGCGCACGGTGACCGTTCAGCTGCAGAACGAGGATCACACCGCTGTCGTGCAAACGTGGCGGCTGCTCCGCGCGCGCCTCGTGCGGCTGCGTTGGGGCCCGCTGAACGGCCGCGGCAACGATGTGGCCGTGGAATATGCCGAGATCGCCGGCGAACGGCTCGAACTCGAATAA
- a CDS encoding Ig domain-containing protein codes for MRSRVGRLLLLVGAAACGESQKAVVAASVTVTPATATVITGESVLLIATVQDGAGNPLLDRPVTWESARPDLATVDARGLVIGVAPGAAPIRATREGKTGTALVTVRPVPVWSVNVTPSTSSLRIGGTLPLTADLRDQNGFQLTDRAVTWTSNVPDVASVSAQGVVTALSPGTATITAQSETRVGTATVLVLDPNARLTIDSVSPTPLVPGSRITITVRGAVLVNELRVAVGGVNTPVISAQGNDLRVVVPCVAGGPQDVRVSDGSGRDAVVTRVVTTPLRTLAVGQSFVATSRDEAACNALAPVAGNARYLVALFSAGTSANVSVDATLDGNAAGIAEAPPAMIVAPRSIGPARTEPSPDDGHLAVLERNRAVYASLRGRHNTTARALARVTRQAPTLGDMRSVYYTFSRGCNDTTEVIRARAIYVGTRSVVWEDSANGLLSTADSALARAYQRLGRIFDQEQYDVVKRAFGDPLRRDAETDADGVLHMVFSQRLNPTNAAAYVTACDQFPRTQSRGSNVGEYFYGFVPTASGSNPGSTAVPDGWFAFMSRTVVHEVKHIASMAARVANGAPSFEQSWLEEGTARHAEELWVRQSMHRVSWKANVGFGTATTNGVYCDFHLTDATCNASDTLRRPGYGMRRHFNEIRDKLVEPWNWSPYGTATGQAGSVFYQTTWSLVRYTIDRYGSSDEAFLGALTNARTNGTTNLAAVAGVSMDRLIGGWGLALAADDYPGMASPDPDVRFPSWNLRDIYAGLNASPAWTARWNTQYPIRPTPVAMGAFTLQQRGIRGGSHAYFELSGTGALQLLGLHGIGSIDAQPDLRIAVLRLP; via the coding sequence ATGCGGTCAAGGGTTGGACGGTTGCTGCTGCTCGTCGGGGCCGCTGCGTGCGGGGAGTCGCAGAAGGCTGTCGTGGCCGCATCGGTAACGGTGACGCCGGCAACCGCCACGGTCATCACCGGCGAAAGCGTGCTGCTGATCGCGACGGTGCAGGATGGCGCCGGCAATCCATTGTTGGATCGTCCGGTCACCTGGGAGTCCGCTCGACCCGACCTCGCCACGGTCGACGCGCGCGGCCTCGTGATCGGCGTGGCGCCGGGCGCGGCGCCCATCCGCGCCACGCGTGAGGGCAAGACCGGCACCGCGCTGGTGACGGTGCGACCGGTTCCGGTGTGGTCGGTGAATGTCACACCGTCGACAAGCTCCCTGCGGATCGGAGGCACGCTGCCGCTGACGGCCGACCTTCGCGATCAGAACGGATTCCAGCTCACCGATCGCGCCGTCACGTGGACGTCGAACGTACCCGATGTCGCGTCCGTGAGCGCGCAGGGCGTGGTGACGGCCCTGAGCCCCGGGACGGCGACGATCACCGCGCAGAGCGAGACGCGCGTGGGGACCGCCACCGTCCTGGTGCTCGACCCCAACGCCAGACTCACGATCGACAGCGTGAGCCCAACACCGCTCGTGCCGGGGTCACGCATCACCATCACGGTGCGCGGCGCGGTGCTGGTGAACGAACTTCGCGTCGCGGTCGGCGGAGTGAACACTCCGGTGATTTCGGCACAGGGGAATGACCTGCGCGTCGTCGTGCCGTGCGTGGCCGGCGGCCCGCAGGACGTCAGAGTGTCGGACGGATCCGGACGCGATGCGGTCGTGACACGCGTGGTGACGACCCCGCTCCGGACGTTGGCGGTTGGCCAGTCCTTCGTCGCCACCTCCCGCGACGAGGCCGCGTGCAACGCGCTCGCCCCGGTGGCAGGCAACGCACGGTACCTGGTGGCGCTCTTCAGCGCCGGCACCTCGGCCAACGTCAGCGTGGACGCGACGCTGGACGGCAACGCGGCCGGTATCGCGGAAGCCCCACCAGCGATGATCGTGGCGCCTCGCTCGATCGGGCCAGCGCGGACCGAGCCGTCGCCTGACGATGGCCATCTGGCCGTGCTCGAGCGCAATCGCGCCGTGTATGCCTCGCTGCGGGGCCGTCACAATACGACCGCCCGCGCGCTTGCGAGGGTGACTCGTCAGGCGCCCACGCTCGGCGACATGCGCAGCGTATACTACACCTTCTCGCGCGGCTGCAACGACACGACCGAGGTGATCCGGGCCCGTGCGATCTACGTGGGCACCAGGAGCGTGGTCTGGGAGGACTCAGCGAATGGCCTCCTCTCTACCGCGGACTCCGCACTCGCCAGGGCCTATCAGCGGCTCGGGAGGATCTTCGATCAGGAACAGTACGACGTCGTGAAGCGCGCGTTTGGTGATCCATTGCGCCGCGACGCGGAGACCGATGCTGACGGGGTGTTGCACATGGTGTTCAGCCAACGCCTGAACCCGACGAACGCCGCGGCCTACGTCACGGCGTGCGATCAGTTCCCGAGGACGCAATCGCGTGGCAGCAACGTCGGTGAGTACTTCTATGGATTCGTCCCGACGGCGAGCGGGAGCAACCCCGGAAGCACCGCCGTCCCGGACGGCTGGTTCGCGTTCATGTCACGAACCGTCGTGCACGAGGTCAAGCACATCGCGTCGATGGCCGCCCGCGTGGCGAACGGCGCGCCGAGCTTTGAGCAATCGTGGCTGGAGGAGGGCACCGCACGCCACGCCGAGGAACTGTGGGTGCGCCAGTCGATGCATCGCGTGTCCTGGAAGGCCAACGTGGGATTCGGCACCGCCACGACGAACGGCGTCTACTGCGACTTTCACCTGACCGACGCGACGTGCAACGCAAGTGACACGCTCCGTCGTCCCGGGTACGGGATGCGACGCCACTTCAACGAGATTCGCGACAAACTCGTGGAGCCGTGGAACTGGTCACCGTATGGCACCGCAACCGGTCAGGCAGGCAGCGTCTTCTACCAGACCACCTGGTCACTCGTGCGCTACACCATCGATCGGTATGGCAGCTCCGACGAGGCATTTCTCGGCGCACTGACCAACGCGAGGACGAACGGCACCACGAACCTCGCGGCCGTTGCCGGCGTATCGATGGACCGCCTGATCGGCGGATGGGGCCTCGCGCTCGCTGCCGACGACTACCCGGGCATGGCATCGCCAGACCCCGACGTGCGGTTTCCGTCCTGGAACCTCCGCGACATCTACGCCGGGCTGAACGCGTCTCCTGCATGGACGGCGCGATGGAACACGCAGTATCCGATACGCCCGACACCGGTAGCGATGGGCGCGTTCACGCTGCAACAGCGCGGCATTCGCGGTGGGTCACACGCGTATTTCGAGCTGTCCGGCACGGGAGCGCTGCAACTGCTCGGGCTCCACGGCATCGGAAGCATCGATGCCCAGCCGGACCTGCGCATCGCGGTCCTCCGGCTCCCATGA
- a CDS encoding M20/M25/M40 family metallo-hydrolase, translating to MKRVFAAIALVLAAVAGVMIVRTMGVVPPAVAESGVPALPPAPIDTAAAAAHLAGALKFATVSLSSGGPIDTAAFLGLHGYLATTYPRIHATLRRETVAGLSLVYTWSGADTTLAPAVIMGHLDVVPVPEVNRSEWTHAPFSGDISDGFVWGRGALDDKSTVFAVMEAVEALLATGYRPPRTVYLTFGHDEEVGGRYGARKIVEQLVSRGVKPAIVLDEGGFMGTGILPGIAQRAAVVGIAEKGYVSLRLTAKAEGGHSSMPTERTAVGALSRAVAALEATPFPSSLDGPSEGMVRAMAPWLPFGQRLALANLWLTRPLVLKGLQSNPLSAALTRTTTAPTMLNAGVKDNVLPPEAEAVVNFRIRPGETVQSVRERVIAVVNDTLVTVALLDSVGVDPSPVSGTDSPAWTLLQHTIQSMTSGEAPPVIPYLVMGGTDAKFWGPHSDRVYRFLPIPLGDGDRARVHGVNERVGVSDFATSVDFFARLLRGLDRL from the coding sequence ATGAAGCGCGTGTTTGCCGCCATTGCCCTCGTCCTCGCGGCCGTCGCGGGGGTGATGATCGTGCGCACGATGGGCGTTGTGCCACCGGCGGTCGCCGAATCGGGCGTCCCCGCGCTGCCACCGGCGCCCATCGACACCGCCGCCGCAGCGGCGCACCTCGCCGGCGCGCTGAAGTTCGCTACGGTCTCGCTCAGTTCCGGCGGACCGATCGACACCGCGGCCTTTCTCGGACTGCACGGATACCTGGCGACCACGTATCCGCGCATTCACGCGACACTGCGACGCGAAACGGTGGCGGGCCTGAGCCTCGTGTACACGTGGAGTGGTGCGGATACCACGTTGGCCCCGGCAGTGATCATGGGGCACCTCGACGTCGTGCCGGTGCCCGAGGTGAACCGTTCGGAATGGACCCATGCGCCGTTCTCCGGTGACATCTCCGATGGGTTCGTGTGGGGTCGCGGTGCGCTCGACGACAAGTCCACGGTGTTTGCAGTGATGGAGGCCGTCGAGGCGTTGCTCGCCACCGGATACCGTCCGCCGCGCACGGTGTACCTCACGTTCGGTCACGATGAGGAAGTCGGCGGTCGATATGGCGCACGCAAGATCGTCGAGCAGCTCGTTTCGCGCGGCGTGAAGCCGGCGATCGTGCTGGACGAAGGCGGATTCATGGGGACCGGCATCCTGCCCGGGATCGCGCAGCGTGCGGCCGTCGTCGGCATCGCGGAAAAGGGCTACGTGAGCCTCAGGCTCACGGCCAAGGCAGAAGGCGGTCACTCGTCGATGCCGACGGAGCGGACCGCGGTGGGCGCGTTGAGTCGCGCCGTGGCCGCGCTCGAAGCAACGCCGTTCCCCTCGTCGCTCGACGGACCGTCCGAAGGCATGGTGCGTGCGATGGCGCCCTGGCTGCCGTTCGGTCAGCGCCTGGCGCTGGCCAACCTCTGGCTCACGCGCCCGTTGGTCCTCAAGGGACTGCAGAGCAACCCACTGAGTGCGGCGCTCACGCGCACTACCACGGCGCCCACCATGCTCAACGCGGGCGTCAAGGACAACGTGCTCCCGCCCGAAGCCGAGGCCGTGGTCAACTTCCGCATCCGCCCCGGGGAGACCGTGCAGTCGGTGCGCGAGCGCGTGATCGCGGTGGTGAACGACACCCTGGTCACCGTGGCCCTGCTCGACAGCGTGGGCGTGGATCCATCTCCGGTGTCTGGTACGGACTCCCCGGCGTGGACCCTGCTACAGCATACGATTCAGTCCATGACGTCCGGTGAAGCGCCTCCCGTGATTCCGTATCTCGTCATGGGTGGCACCGACGCCAAGTTCTGGGGGCCGCACAGCGATCGAGTCTACCGGTTCCTGCCGATTCCGTTGGGCGATGGCGACCGGGCGCGGGTACATGGGGTGAACGAGCGCGTGGGAGTCTCGGATTTTGCGACCTCGGTCGACTTCTTTGCCCGCCTGCTTCGCGGGCTCGACCGCTTGTGA
- a CDS encoding tetratricopeptide repeat protein, producing MPFVRCAIGALFAVTLPLGAQELGHITFPTSGKPAAQPEFVRGVLLLHSFQYDQAAEAFRRAQSSDPGFAMAYWGEALTYTHQVWNEQDRPAARTALERLAPTRQARLERATTPRERAYLAAVELLYGDGSKAVRDTLYAAAMEQLARDYPSDDEAQILHATALFGLTQGSRDVPTYMRAGAIAQEVFGRNAQHPGAAHMIIHAFDDPVHAPLGLRAAREYSRIAPAAAHAQHMTTHIFLALGMWPEVVAQNRVASGPDSARWRAGHSTHWLLYGYLQQGRFEAARALLASLTAHAGGDARFRGMLANFRARYVLETGRWTSPEAFALDADSGVAGEDGYEYATFASGYAAAERGDRRRAEARLARLARVNGAATASLRPGARGVDVVPVIMELTLRAALVRQDAGVDSALVLLRHAAALEDGMPAEFGPPAVPVPVHESLGSILAAAGRTAEAAAEFARALTLQPGRSAALLGSARTEGGRGRPEDARRAWSRLADNWREADADVPGLADARARADK from the coding sequence ATGCCCTTCGTCCGCTGCGCCATTGGCGCGCTCTTCGCCGTCACGCTGCCACTCGGGGCGCAGGAGCTCGGCCACATCACGTTCCCCACCTCCGGAAAACCGGCGGCGCAGCCGGAGTTCGTTCGGGGCGTCCTGCTCCTCCACAGCTTTCAGTACGACCAGGCCGCCGAGGCCTTTCGACGCGCGCAGTCGAGCGATCCCGGGTTTGCCATGGCCTACTGGGGAGAGGCACTGACCTACACGCACCAGGTCTGGAACGAGCAGGACCGGCCTGCGGCGCGCACCGCACTGGAACGCCTCGCGCCAACCCGGCAGGCGCGACTGGAACGCGCGACCACGCCACGCGAGCGCGCCTACCTGGCCGCGGTCGAACTGCTGTACGGCGACGGGAGCAAGGCCGTGCGCGACACGCTGTACGCCGCCGCCATGGAGCAACTCGCACGCGACTACCCCAGCGACGACGAAGCGCAGATCCTCCACGCAACCGCGCTCTTTGGACTCACGCAGGGGTCGCGCGACGTGCCCACATACATGCGCGCCGGTGCGATCGCGCAGGAAGTCTTTGGCCGCAACGCGCAGCACCCCGGCGCGGCCCACATGATCATCCACGCGTTCGACGACCCGGTGCACGCACCACTCGGACTGCGCGCCGCACGCGAGTACTCGCGGATCGCCCCCGCCGCGGCGCACGCACAGCACATGACGACGCACATCTTTCTCGCGTTGGGCATGTGGCCCGAAGTCGTCGCGCAGAATCGCGTGGCCTCGGGCCCGGACTCGGCGCGCTGGCGGGCCGGGCACAGCACGCACTGGCTCCTGTACGGCTACCTGCAGCAGGGCCGCTTCGAGGCCGCGCGCGCCCTGCTGGCCTCGCTCACGGCACACGCTGGAGGCGACGCGCGCTTCCGTGGCATGCTGGCCAACTTCCGCGCGCGTTACGTGCTCGAGACCGGGCGGTGGACCAGCCCCGAAGCCTTCGCTCTCGACGCTGACAGCGGCGTCGCCGGCGAGGATGGCTACGAGTACGCGACGTTCGCGTCCGGCTACGCGGCCGCTGAGCGCGGCGATCGGCGACGCGCCGAGGCGCGACTCGCGCGCCTGGCGCGGGTGAACGGCGCCGCAACTGCGAGCCTCAGGCCGGGAGCGCGAGGCGTGGACGTCGTGCCGGTGATCATGGAACTCACGCTCCGCGCGGCGCTCGTCAGGCAGGACGCCGGGGTCGACAGCGCACTGGTGCTCTTGCGCCACGCGGCCGCGCTCGAGGACGGAATGCCCGCGGAGTTTGGGCCGCCCGCGGTGCCGGTTCCCGTGCATGAGAGCCTCGGGTCCATCCTGGCCGCCGCGGGCCGCACCGCCGAGGCTGCCGCCGAGTTTGCGCGTGCGCTCACGCTTCAGCCGGGGCGGTCGGCGGCGCTGCTCGGGAGCGCACGAACCGAAGGCGGACGGGGTCGGCCCGAAGACGCGCGGCGCGCGTGGAGCAGGCTGGCCGACAACTGGCGCGAGGCCGATGCCGATGTGCCCGGCCTGGCCGATGCCCGCGCGCGCGCAGACAAGTAG
- a CDS encoding NADH:flavin oxidoreductase/NADH oxidase, whose amino-acid sequence MLFEPLSLRDLTLRNRIGVSPMCQYSSIDGLASDWHLVHLGAFAVGGAALVFSEATAVLPEGRISPQDLGIWDDAHVPMLRRITDFIRANGAAPGIQLAHAGRKASTRRPWEGSGMVPPDENGWSDVMAPSAIPFAPDFPMPHELTLDGIARVVEAFRLAAQRALAAGFEVAEIHAAHGYLVHEFLSPLSNQRTDAYGGPFEHRTRLALDVLRAVRSVWPADLPVLVRISATDWAPGGWSVEESVALARLLRANGADMIDCSSGGLVPGVTIPLGPGYQVPFAARVRGEANVPTAAVGLITTPEQANSLLAEGSADLVLLGRALLRNPRWPLAAAHALGQQGPWPAQYLRARLAATAR is encoded by the coding sequence ATGCTCTTTGAACCGCTATCCCTGCGCGACCTCACGCTCCGCAACCGCATCGGCGTGTCGCCGATGTGCCAATACTCTTCGATCGACGGCCTGGCTTCCGACTGGCACCTCGTGCACCTCGGCGCGTTTGCGGTCGGTGGGGCGGCGCTGGTGTTCTCCGAGGCCACGGCCGTACTCCCCGAGGGCCGCATCAGCCCGCAGGACCTCGGCATCTGGGACGACGCACATGTCCCGATGCTGCGGCGCATCACGGATTTCATTCGCGCCAACGGAGCGGCGCCGGGAATCCAGCTCGCGCACGCCGGTCGCAAAGCGAGCACGCGACGCCCGTGGGAGGGCAGCGGCATGGTCCCGCCTGACGAGAACGGCTGGAGCGACGTGATGGCTCCGAGCGCGATTCCGTTTGCGCCGGACTTTCCGATGCCGCACGAGCTGACGCTCGATGGCATCGCGCGAGTCGTCGAGGCGTTCAGGCTGGCCGCGCAGCGCGCGCTCGCCGCCGGTTTCGAGGTCGCGGAGATCCACGCGGCGCACGGCTACCTGGTGCACGAGTTCCTGTCGCCGCTCTCGAACCAGCGCACGGATGCGTACGGTGGGCCATTCGAACACCGCACGCGTTTGGCGCTCGACGTGTTGCGCGCCGTGCGGTCGGTGTGGCCCGCGGATCTTCCGGTCCTGGTGCGCATCTCGGCTACCGATTGGGCGCCTGGCGGCTGGAGCGTCGAAGAGTCCGTCGCGCTGGCGCGACTGTTGAGGGCCAACGGCGCTGACATGATCGATTGCTCGTCAGGCGGACTCGTCCCCGGCGTGACGATTCCCCTGGGCCCCGGCTACCAGGTGCCGTTTGCCGCACGCGTACGCGGCGAGGCGAATGTTCCGACCGCGGCCGTGGGTTTGATCACCACGCCGGAGCAGGCCAATTCGCTGCTCGCGGAAGGCTCGGCGGACCTGGTGCTGCTCGGCAGGGCATTGCTCCGCAATCCCCGCTGGCCACTCGCCGCAGCCCACGCACTGGGGCAGCAGGGCCCGTGGCCGGCGCAGTACCTGCGCGCGCGCCTCGCGGCGACGGCGCGCTGA
- the glgB gene encoding 1,4-alpha-glucan branching protein GlgB — protein MRCRGRSTQGTASGTLRAGCGVPTPTRFATRPDVWHRWIVTPTPAQPAPSVAGKARHDVTLLDDTVVHLFNEGTLDHAHRVLGAHLHAAGGMTGTYFAVWAPDARTVSVVADFNEWDRTRHPMKRHGASGIWEVFIPGVGAGAHYKYHVVGRTGGYRVDKADPYGVWSEVPPKTASIVWDLAYEWGDATWMAARRTQRVLERPMSIYEVHLGSWMRVTEERNRSMTYREIAGPLADYVERMGFTHVELMPVMEHPYYGSWGYQVTGYFAATSRYGTPQDLMYLVDTLHQRGIGVIFDWVPSHFPTDAHGLSYFDGTHLYEHADPRKGYHPDWGSYVFNYGRYEVQNFLRSNAQFWLETYHADGLRVDAVASMLHLDFSRKEGEWIPNKYGGNENLEAVDFLRRLNEGVYRDHPDAVTIAEDSTAWPLVSRPVYVGGLGFGMKWDMGWMHDSLAYFALDPIHRRFHHQKVTFRMMYAFAENYVLSLSHDEVVHMKGSLLHKMAGDEWQQRANLRCLLGWMYGQPGKKLLFMGCEFGQRAEWNHERSLDWHLLQYADHQGLQRWVTALNTLYRDVPAMHERDTHADGFSWVDCSDADQGVVSFLRYGVDRSQPVLAVYNFTPVPRRNYRIGVPASDAWDEVLNSDDRSYGGSGMGNGGRAATSDDGRHGHPCSIVLTLPPLAVLFLRPVPGLRVATPPSKGSAGSAEPVPDESVADENVPGESAPDEGVPDETAPTDAS, from the coding sequence ATGCGGTGCCGAGGCCGCTCAACGCAAGGCACAGCGTCCGGCACCCTGAGGGCAGGTTGCGGCGTTCCGACGCCCACGCGGTTTGCAACGCGGCCGGACGTGTGGCATCGTTGGATCGTGACGCCAACTCCCGCGCAACCCGCGCCCTCCGTGGCTGGCAAAGCCCGTCACGACGTGACGCTGCTCGACGATACCGTCGTCCACCTGTTCAATGAGGGGACGCTGGACCACGCGCACCGCGTCCTCGGCGCACACCTGCACGCGGCGGGCGGGATGACGGGGACGTACTTCGCGGTGTGGGCGCCGGATGCGCGAACGGTGTCGGTGGTCGCCGACTTCAACGAGTGGGATCGTACGCGGCACCCGATGAAGCGACATGGCGCGTCGGGCATCTGGGAAGTCTTCATCCCGGGTGTCGGCGCGGGCGCGCACTACAAGTACCACGTCGTGGGACGCACGGGCGGCTACCGCGTGGACAAGGCGGACCCCTACGGCGTGTGGTCGGAGGTGCCGCCGAAGACGGCGTCCATCGTGTGGGATCTGGCCTACGAGTGGGGCGACGCGACATGGATGGCGGCGCGCCGCACGCAGCGTGTGCTCGAGCGGCCGATGTCGATCTACGAAGTGCACCTCGGTTCGTGGATGCGCGTGACCGAGGAACGCAATCGCTCGATGACCTACCGCGAAATTGCCGGACCACTCGCCGACTACGTGGAACGCATGGGGTTCACGCACGTGGAGCTCATGCCGGTGATGGAGCATCCGTACTACGGTTCGTGGGGCTATCAGGTCACCGGGTACTTCGCGGCAACGAGCCGGTACGGCACGCCGCAGGATCTGATGTACCTGGTGGACACGCTGCACCAGCGCGGCATCGGCGTGATTTTTGACTGGGTGCCGTCGCACTTCCCCACCGACGCACACGGCCTTTCGTACTTCGACGGGACTCACCTCTACGAGCACGCCGACCCGCGAAAGGGGTATCACCCGGACTGGGGCAGTTACGTCTTCAACTACGGCCGCTACGAGGTGCAGAACTTCCTGCGCAGCAATGCGCAGTTCTGGCTGGAGACGTATCACGCCGACGGCCTGCGCGTGGACGCGGTGGCGTCGATGCTCCATCTCGACTTTTCGCGGAAGGAAGGCGAGTGGATCCCCAACAAGTACGGCGGCAACGAAAACCTCGAAGCGGTCGACTTTCTCCGTCGGCTCAACGAAGGGGTGTACCGCGATCATCCGGACGCCGTCACCATCGCCGAGGACTCCACCGCGTGGCCGCTCGTGTCGCGGCCGGTCTATGTTGGTGGCCTTGGCTTTGGCATGAAGTGGGACATGGGGTGGATGCACGATTCGCTCGCCTACTTTGCGCTCGACCCGATTCATCGCCGGTTCCATCACCAGAAGGTGACGTTCCGGATGATGTACGCCTTTGCCGAGAACTACGTGCTCTCGCTTTCGCACGACGAGGTCGTGCACATGAAGGGGTCGCTGCTTCACAAGATGGCCGGCGACGAGTGGCAGCAGCGGGCAAACCTGCGATGCCTGCTGGGCTGGATGTACGGGCAGCCGGGAAAGAAGCTGCTGTTCATGGGCTGCGAGTTCGGGCAGCGCGCGGAGTGGAACCACGAGCGGAGTCTGGACTGGCACCTGCTCCAGTACGCTGACCACCAGGGCTTGCAACGCTGGGTCACGGCGCTCAACACGTTGTATCGCGACGTGCCCGCCATGCACGAACGTGACACGCACGCCGACGGGTTCTCGTGGGTGGACTGCAGCGACGCGGACCAGGGCGTGGTGAGCTTCCTGCGCTACGGTGTCGACCGGAGTCAGCCGGTGCTGGCGGTGTACAACTTCACGCCGGTGCCGCGGCGCAATTACCGGATCGGCGTGCCGGCGAGCGATGCGTGGGACGAAGTTCTCAACAGCGACGATCGGTCATACGGCGGCTCTGGCATGGGCAACGGCGGTCGCGCAGCGACGAGCGACGATGGGCGTCACGGCCATCCCTGCTCGATCGTCCTGACGCTGCCGCCGCTCGCGGTGCTGTTCCTGCGCCCGGTGCCGGGCCTGCGCGTTGCGACGCCGCCGTCCAAGGGGAGCGCAGGGTCAGCCGAGCCCGTGCCTGACGAGAGTGTGGCTGACGAGAACGTGCCTGGCGAGAGCGCGCCTGACGAGGGCGTTCCTGACGAGACGGCGCCGACCGACGCTTCGTGA
- a CDS encoding CopD family protein, translated as MPTGYWVSLTIHVLAALLWLGGAFFLGVVGAPVLRRIEPPALRQRLFHDLGLRFRSVGWGAIAVLVVSGVFNLHYRGLLRWDGVLGDPAFWATPMGHALGGKLLCVVVMLGISAVHDFAIGPAAGRSEPGSADALRARRRAALLGRINAVFGLALVIAAVRLARGG; from the coding sequence ATGCCGACAGGCTACTGGGTCTCGCTCACCATCCACGTACTCGCTGCGCTACTCTGGCTCGGCGGCGCCTTCTTCCTTGGCGTCGTCGGCGCGCCGGTCCTGCGACGCATCGAGCCGCCCGCGTTGCGCCAGCGCCTCTTTCACGACCTCGGCCTTCGCTTCCGCAGCGTGGGATGGGGAGCGATCGCGGTGCTCGTGGTCAGCGGCGTCTTCAACCTGCACTATCGCGGACTCCTGCGCTGGGACGGTGTGCTCGGTGATCCCGCGTTCTGGGCAACGCCGATGGGGCACGCGCTCGGAGGAAAACTGCTCTGTGTCGTGGTCATGCTCGGCATCAGCGCCGTTCACGATTTCGCGATCGGTCCCGCCGCTGGCCGCTCCGAGCCGGGCTCGGCGGACGCGCTCCGCGCACGGCGGCGCGCCGCGCTGTTGGGGCGCATCAACGCGGTATTCGGCCTCGCCCTGGTGATCGCCGCCGTGCGACTCGCGCGCGGCGGATGA
- a CDS encoding PQQ-dependent sugar dehydrogenase produces MTHRIILGLLAIGHGAAPAIATSQQVVRSSQHDFRVDTVVGGLVNPWSIAFLPGGDMLVTERPGRLRIVRKGKLLDQPVAGVPAVAPSRQGGLLDVVLHPQFAANRLVYLAFSRPASEPAATTTVVVRGKFENDALSDVREIFVADSRGATGHYGSRLAFDKSGYLYITMGDRQVPPTGDLEKHPAQDLANHHGTINRVHDDGRVPADNPFVARPGAKGEIWSYGHRNPQGLVVDTASGNVWATEHGPQGGDELNLIRPGSNYGWPVIGYGVNYRTGSAIHAATMREGMEQPVNVWVPSIGTSGLMLYTGSAFPAWRGNLFAGGLVGQQLVRLALDGQRVESSEVILRRTGRVRDVRQGPDGNIYVAIENEQGAPTPILRLSPVPRR; encoded by the coding sequence ATGACTCATCGGATCATTCTGGGGCTGCTCGCGATCGGTCATGGCGCCGCGCCGGCGATCGCGACCTCGCAGCAGGTCGTACGGTCATCGCAACATGACTTCCGCGTGGACACGGTGGTGGGTGGCCTCGTCAATCCGTGGTCGATCGCGTTTCTCCCCGGCGGCGACATGCTGGTTACTGAGCGACCCGGGCGACTCCGGATCGTGCGCAAGGGTAAGCTGCTCGACCAGCCGGTGGCGGGCGTCCCCGCGGTGGCGCCGTCACGACAGGGTGGCCTGCTTGACGTGGTTCTTCACCCGCAGTTCGCCGCGAATCGCCTGGTGTATCTGGCCTTTTCCAGGCCCGCGAGTGAACCCGCCGCGACCACCACCGTTGTGGTGCGAGGGAAGTTCGAGAACGATGCGCTGAGCGACGTCCGCGAGATCTTCGTTGCGGATTCTCGTGGCGCGACGGGCCACTACGGATCGCGCCTCGCATTCGACAAGAGCGGTTACCTGTACATCACGATGGGTGATCGTCAGGTGCCACCCACCGGGGATCTCGAGAAGCACCCCGCGCAGGATCTCGCCAATCATCACGGCACGATCAATCGTGTGCATGATGACGGACGCGTACCGGCCGACAACCCGTTCGTGGCGCGGCCCGGGGCGAAGGGCGAGATCTGGAGCTACGGGCATCGCAACCCACAGGGCCTCGTGGTCGACACCGCGAGCGGCAACGTGTGGGCCACCGAACACGGTCCACAGGGCGGCGACGAACTGAACCTGATCCGCCCGGGGTCCAACTACGGCTGGCCGGTGATCGGCTACGGCGTGAACTACCGCACGGGATCGGCGATTCATGCGGCAACGATGCGCGAGGGCATGGAGCAGCCGGTGAACGTGTGGGTGCCGTCGATCGGAACGTCGGGGCTGATGCTCTACACGGGCAGTGCATTCCCGGCGTGGCGCGGCAACCTGTTTGCGGGCGGGCTCGTGGGGCAACAACTGGTTCGCCTGGCGCTCGACGGCCAGCGGGTGGAGTCGTCGGAGGTCATCCTCCGCCGCACCGGTCGCGTGCGCGACGTGCGGCAGGGCCCCGACGGCAACATCTACGTCGCGATCGAAAACGAGCAGGGCGCTCCCACGCCGATCCTCAGGCTGTCCCCTGTTCCGCGGCGCTAA